One window from the genome of Cucumis melo cultivar AY chromosome 12, USDA_Cmelo_AY_1.0, whole genome shotgun sequence encodes:
- the TIP3-1 gene encoding aquaporin TIP3-1: MPPRRYAFGRADEATHPDSIRATLAEFISTFIFVFAGEGSVLALDKIFRPADYGSYGHGSYGRGGHGYGHGYGRKGADTGRAASDLVVIAIAHAFALFSAVAASINISGGHVNPAVTFGALIGGRISLIRAFFYWVAQILGAIIASLLLRLATGGMRPMGFFVSSGVSELHGFLLEIILTFALVYTVYATAIDPKRGSLGTIAPLAIGLIVGANILVGGAFDGACMNPARAFGPSLVGWRWDNHWIYWIGPLLGGGLAALVYEYLVIPVEPPLHTHQPLAPEDY; the protein is encoded by the exons ATGCCGCCGAGACGATACGCTTTTGGACGGGCCGATGAGGCCACCCACCCCGACTCCATTCGTGCCACCTTGGCTGAGTTCATTTCCACTTTCATCTTCGTCTTCGCTGGCGAAGGCTCCGTTCTCGCTCTTG ATAAAATTTTCAGGCCAGCGGATTATGGAAGTTACGGCCATGGAAGTTACGGCCGAGGAGGTCACGGTTATGGTCACGGATATGGTAGAAAGGGGGCCGACACAGGGAGAGCTGCGTCGGATTTAGTAGTGATAGCGATAGCACACGCGTTTGCACTGTTCTCGGCGGTGGCAGCGAGCATCAACATATCGGGTGGGCATGTGAATCCTGCAGTAACGTTTGGGGCCCTTATTGGAGGGAGGATCTCTCTTATCCGTGCATTCTTCTATTGGGTTGCACAGATTTTGGGTGCCATTATCGCTTCACTTCTCTTGAGACTTGCAACGGGTGGCATG AGGCCTATGGGTTTCTTTGTTTCATCAGGCGTATCAGAATTGCACGGGTTCCTACTAGAGATAATCCTTACATTTGCTTTGGTCTACACAGTATACGCAACAGCAATAGACCCGAAGAGGGGCAGCTTGGGAACAATAGCACCACTGGCAATCGGGTTAATAGTCGGGGCCAATATTCTGGTGGGTGGGGCCTTCGATGGGGCCTGCATGAACCCAGCAAGGGCATTTGGGCCGTCTTTAGTGGGCTGGAGATGGGACAATCATTGGATCTATTGGATCGGCCCATTACTGGGAGGTGGGCTTGCGGCCCTTGTATATGAGTACTTGGTCATTCCGGTTGAACCTCCTCTACATACTCACCAGCCCTTGGCTCCAGAGGATTactaa